The proteins below come from a single Necator americanus strain Aroian chromosome V, whole genome shotgun sequence genomic window:
- a CDS encoding hypothetical protein (NECATOR_CHRV.G20735.T1): MKVCAVLLPAVGSFGCSLSSVSNGLRSLRMVKKLGQCLPHALSDGNRQRRLDICTQLLSRSHIFDWLDTVVTGDEKLVLYVNHTQKHAWCAGDEMPDPFMIGEIHDKKVMLSVWWGVHGIYRFEVLPDNTTVTAEIYSTQLQRLAHKIRKEHSKLDNVRLLHDNARPHIAKKTYQTILDPG, translated from the coding sequence atgaaagTGTGCGCTGTTTTGCTGCCAGCTGTTGGCAGctttggctgttcgctgtcctccgtgagcaatggactgcgatctctcagaatggtgaaaaagctcggtcaatgtctcccacatgcattgagcgacggcaaccgccaaagacgcctggacatctgcactcagctgctctccagaagccacATATTCGATTGGCTGGACACCGtcgtcactggagatgaaaaattggtgctctacgtcaaccacacccaaaAACATGCGTGGTGCGCTGgtgatgaaatgccggatcctttcatgataggtgaaatccatgataagaaggtcatgctgagcgtctggtggggagttcatggaatctaccgtttcgaagtgctgccggacaacacgacagttactgccgagaTCTACAGcactcaactgcaaagactggcccaCAAGATCCGCAAAGAGCACTcaaagctcgacaacgttcgcctgctgcacgataatgcgcgccctcacatcgcgaagaagacttacCAGACAATTCTGGACCCCGGATGA
- a CDS encoding hypothetical protein (NECATOR_CHRV.G20736.T1), giving the protein MSSSEASTRSEIRSVLVRHWRTLDRARLHTLHLWMLIYAVAQIFIVYYFSEVSEILLPVEKDRSLSVMNKDEVKQWAPVCFGIAAIFVVYLLVSSFSIRFRDQSSGFGLVLFSLVTSMIFPAFIWVLHLPLVVFVARERVHLNMYDHSSLYTGLCIATVVQFFVLPRHRRIFLILSLLWVAISMSILLIINWDAIRADYTFICSLISFLLQQLMISCVGIVSDSNEAGNRADIAMKLTEAVYRRTELETLKDRQDQLLLSVIPAYLTDKVSKSIIQSSSTASRINSKHHKLFHDLHVQVHDNVSILFADIVNFTVLAAQLTAKDLVRTLNELYSKFDKDAQKLQCMRIKFLGDCYYCVSGMPVNRPNHADMCVVMGLEMIKTIKQIRLATGVDVNMRIGVHTGSVLCGILGLRKWQFDIWSDDVTLANHMESAGVPGAVHITKTTKDMLLGDYRIVEAKSDDPHILAYGEPTYHILPDKTSVLERTASIYRNRRTIDLCDGDKSIGLSNNAVALQCRHSMKAKVSKMVEFWGAETPFANFNRKKSSTCYEPGLIVDDTPRRPNYSNTIQSMTLIENSLTNFSLNNINNMFNCRHPKSQVSPYLLWPFSNKAILCNFSDCMLFLFLSLPAAFANIMVCRLYCPAEVQHTTGLQQFFTLLVLIILSLFDRICPYAHALLTSTSFVISSFIAIGPHMIIAKSDLREVEPFTSMVFMPACVSHITSVFLLYRIPYSYRCILFTIDFVIFEILLSIFPVYGATPAQSFLSYQLTTVAINLSFLLVLVLFIDWITNYERKAENACNVSFQNEERDVETMQDINKLLIENILPSSVAAKFLAPDRPVNDLYARQHENVCVMFASIPNFKDFWSQWDTSRKLECLRLLNEIVCEFDKLLSKPKFSSIEKIKTVGSTYMAAAGLNEMEGDIDDYEFTDDNDKNVNDSSNAIVNNNNTDGHKGNLNMKMYRNATMMVEFALAMSQILDQLNRDSFQNFELRIGMSVGPLVAGVIGAQKPQYDIWGNTVNLASRMDTHGEPRRIHVTTGMGEILRRGGYRVQSRGKIKVKGVKEPMETFLLEIDSKRNSSVSNVSNHPSSS; this is encoded by the exons ATGTCGAGCTCTGAGGCGTCAACACGTTCCGAGATCCGTTCCGTACTCGTTCGTCATTGGCGTACATTGGACAGAGCTCGACTTCATACATTGCACCTATGGATGTTAATCTATGCTGTTGCacaaatatttattgtttattattttagtgAAGTTAGTGAG ATTCTTCTACCGGTGGAAAAGGATCGTTCATTATCAGTGATGAACAAGGATGAG GTGAAACAGTGGGCTCCAGTATGTTTTGGTATTGCAGCCATATTCGTTGTTTACTTACTAGTCAGCAGTTTTTCTATTAGATTTCGTGATcag AGTAGTGGATTCGGCCTGGTTCTCTTCTCTCTGGTGACGTCAATGATTTTTCCAGCTTTCATTTGGGTTCTTCACCTTCCACTTGTCGTTTTTGTAGCCaga gAACGCGTACATCTGAATATGTACGATCACTCATCACTCTATACGGGATTATGTATAGCCACAG tAGTACAATTTTTCGTCTTACCACGACATCGTCgtatatttttaattctttctcTATTATGGGTAGCAATAAGTATGTCTATACTTCTCATAATTAATTGGGATGCAATTCGAGCCGACTACACATTTATTTGCTCA CTCATATCATTCCTACTACAACAGCTGATGATCAGTTGTGTCGGGATCGTATCCGATTCGAATGAAGCAGGGAACCGAGCCGATATCGCGATGAAACTCACTGAAGCGGTCTACCGGAGAACAGAGCTGGAAACGCTTAAGGACAGGCAG gatcaGCTGTTACTCTCAGTGATACCTGCGTATCTAACTGATAAAGTTAGTAAAAGTATCATTCAATCGAGTAGTACAGCTTCGAGGATCAATTCCAAGCATCATAAGCTGTTCCATGATCTTCACGTTCAAGTGCATGACAATGTCAG TATTTTATTCGCTGACATTGTCAACTTCACCGTGCTCGCTGCTCAACTGACTGCGAAAGATCTCGTACGAACATTGAATGAATTGTACAGTAAATTCGATAAAGATGCGCAG AAACTCCAATGTATGCGTATCAAATTCCTTGGCGACTGTTATTACTGTGTCTCCGGTATGCCGGTGAATCGTCCAAATCATGCGGATATGTGTGTTGTGATGGGTCTTGAAATGATTAAAACGATCAA GCAAATCCGCCTTGCCACTGGTGTTGACGTAAATATGCGTATCGGTGTTCATACAGGATCCGTTCTCTGTGGTATTCTGGGATTACGAAAATGGCAATTTGATATTTGGAGTGACGATGTGACCTTGGCAAATCATATGGAATCGGCTGGTGTTCCTGG TGCTGTACATATTACAAAAACCACAAAGGACATGTTGCTTGGGGATTATCGAATTGTCGAAGCAAA atctgatgatccACACATACTGGCCTACGGTGAACCGACCTATCATATTCTTCCGGATAAAACGTCAGTCCTTGAGAGGACCGCTTCTATCTACAGGAATAG GCGAACTATTGATCTCTGCGACGGCGACAAATCGATTGGACTTTCGAACAATGCGGTAGCGTTGCAGTGCCGACATAGTATGAAGGCTAAG GTGTCAAAAATGGTGGAATTTTGGGGTGCTGAAACACCGTTCGCGAATTTTAATCGCAAAAAATCATCGACATGCTACGAACCTGGGCTAATAGTG GATGATACACCTCGACGTCCAAACTACAGTAATACTATTCAGTCGATGACTTTGATTGAGAACAGTTTGAcgaatttttcattgaacaA CATCAATAACATGTTCAATTGCCGGCATCCAAAAAGTCAAGTGTCACCGTATTTGCTGTGGCCATTCAG TAACAAAGCaattttgtgcaatttttctGACTGTAtgctttttctgtttctttctctGCCAGCTGCTTTTGCAAATATTATGGTGTGTCGACTTTACTGtcc GGCAGAAGTTCAACACACGACGGGTCTACAGCAGTTTTTCACTCTACTGGTTCTTATTATTCTATCCTTATTTGATCGTATCTGTCCCTATGCTCATGCGCTTCTCACTAGCACTTCGTTTGTGATCTCTTCTTTCATTGCAATTGGACCACAT atgaTCATCGCGAAATCTGATCTTCGTGAAGTGGAACCATTCACTTCAATGGTATTTATGCCCG cctGTGTCTCTCATATTACATCAGTATTTCTGCTCTATCGTATACCGTATTCCTATCGTTGTATTCTTTTCACAATAGATTTTGTTATATTTGAGATCTTACTGTCGATCTTTCCCGTTTACGGTGCAACACCAGCCCAAAGTTTTTTGAG CTATCAACTCACTACAGTAGCTATAAACCTATCATTTCTCTTGGTACTGGTGCTATTTATCGACTGGATT ACAAACTatgaaagaaaagcagaaaacgCCTGTAATGTTTCATTCCAAAACGAGGAACGAGATGTGGAAACAATGCAAGACATAAACAAACTCCTCATCGAGAATATTCTTCCAAGCAGTGTTGCGGCGAAATTTTTAGCGCCTGATAGGCCTGTGAAT GATTTGTACGCACGTCAACATGAAAATGTATGTGTGATGTTCGCATCAATACcgaatttcaaggatttctggAGTCAATGGGATACTAGTCGAAAATTAGAGTGTCTTCGACTACTGAATGAGATTGTTTGCGAATTTGACAAG CTCCTTTCAAAGCCGAAATTTTCATCAATTGAAAAGATTAAAACAGTGGGCAGTACGTACATGGCGGCCGCAGGACTCAATGAAATGGAAGGCGATATCGATGACTat GAATTCACCGATGACAACGATAAAAACGTCAACGACAGCAGTAATGCTattgtaaacaacaacaatactGATGGACATAAGGGGAATCTa AATATGAAGATGTACCGTAATGCTACAATGATGGTGGAATTCGCCTTGGCAATGTCACAAATTCTCGATCAATTGAACCGTGACTCATTCCAGAATTTCGAATTGCGAATAG GAATGAGCGTTGGTCCTTTGGTGGCCGGTGTTATTGGAGCGCAAAAACCTCAATACGACATTTGGGGAAACACCGTGAATCTCGCCAGTCGTATGGATACCCATGGGGAACCACGGAGAATACAT gtgACCACAGGAATGGGTGAAATATTACGTCGTGGTGGATATCGAGTACAAAGTcgtggaaaaattaaagtgaaaGGCGTAAAA GAACCAATGGAAACATTTCTACTGGAAATCGACTCAAAACGAAACTCATCCGTATCGAATGTCTCCAATcatccgagttcatcatga
- a CDS encoding hypothetical protein (NECATOR_CHRV.G20738.T1) — translation MSISLLPTVSDLYRTRIHPRRHGRPSNSEAAIAREFQEFCQNTDLEAIERIMTEPQMSFFDGIAVAPPIEVFFMNKMFMDETSPNKVNLTVGAYRTEEGKPWVLPVVREAEKALADDDTLNHEYLPVLGHEGFSQAACALVLGENSPAIKEGRYTGVQCLSGTGSLRAGAEFLSRILHLKTAYFSNPTWGNHRLVFNNAGFTDFHSYQYWDAEKRRVNIEKVLEDLEAAPEKAVILLHGCAHNPTGMDPTHEQWKQICEVIKRRNLFTFFDIAYQGFASGNPNDDAWAVRYFVEQGLEMVIAQSFAKNFGLYNERVGNLCLVVKDPAVLPGYKSQMSLIIRANWSNPPAHGARVVHKVLTTPEMRKQWDHAIQTMSSRIKQMRAALRENLENLGTPGTWSHITQQIGMFSYTGLNPAQVDHLVKKHKVFLLKDGRINVCGLNQKNVEYVAKAIDDAVRHVSASL, via the exons ATGTCAATATCTCTGTTACCGACCGTTTCCGATCTCTATCGAACCCGAATTCATCCG AGAAGACATGGCCGTCCGTCGAACTCTGAAGCCGCGATTGCGAGAGAGTTTCAGGAATTTTGTCAAAATACTGACTTAGAAGCAATAGAACGTATTATG acagAGCCACAGATGTCGTTTTTCGACGGAATCGCAGTTGCACCTCCAATTGAGGTGTTCTTCATGAACAAAATGTTTATGGATGAAACAAGCCCAAATAAAGTGAATCTTACTGTGGGAG CTTACCGTACCGAAGAGGGGAAACCTTGGGTGTTGCCGGTGGTaagagaagcagaaaaagcGCTAGCAGATGACGATACGTTGAATCACGAATATCTTCCTGTCCTAGGACATGAAGGATTTTCACAGGCAGCTTGTGCTCTTGTACTTGGAGAAAATAGCCCTGCTATAAAGGAGGGTCGG TATACTGGTGTGCAATGTCTATCCGGAACCGGATCGCTCCGTGCTGGAGCCGAGTTCCTCTCTAGAATTCTACACCTAAAAACTGCTTACTTCAGTAATCCCACTTG GGGCAATCATAGATTGGTGTTCAACAATGCCGGATTCACAGATTTCCATAGTTATCAATACTGGGATGCGGAAAAGAGGCGTGTAAACATTGAGAAGGTGCTCGAAGACTTGGAAGCGGCACCGGAGAA agcaGTAATTCTTCTCCACGGTTGCGCCCACAACCCTACCGGTATGGATCCTACTCATGAACAATGGAAACAAATTTGTGAAGTTATtaag AGGCGGAACCTCTTCACCTTCTTCGACATTGCCTATCAAGGATTCGCATCCGGAAATCCAAACGATGACGCATGGGCGGTTCGGTATTTTGTTGAGCAAGGATTGGAGATGGTGATTGCGCAATCGTTCGCAAAGAACTTCGGATTGTATA ACGAACGTGTTGGTAATCTTTGCCTGGTTGTCAAGGACCCAGCCGTCTTACCCGGTTACAAATCCCAAATGTCACTGATTATCCGAGCAAATTG GTCAAACCCACCAGCTCATGGAGCTCGTGTCGTGCACAAAGTGCTAACCACTCCAGAAATGCGCAAACAGTGGGATCATGCTATCCAG ACAATGTCATCAAGAATTAAGCAGATGAGAGCAGCTCTTCgagaaaatcttgaaaaccTCGGCACTCCCGGAACGTGGAGTCATATCACGCAACAAATCGGAATGTTTAGCTACACAGGACTCAACC CAGCACAAGTCGATCATTTGGTGAAAAAGCACAAAGTGTTCCTATTAAAAGATGGCCGAATCAACGTATGTGGTTTGAAccagaaaaatgttgaatatGTGGCGAAAGCAATTGACGATGCTGTAAGACATGTGTCAGCGAGTTTGTAG
- a CDS encoding hypothetical protein (NECATOR_CHRV.G20737.T1) yields the protein MKDASKGKKGINVIECGFERVMVRISTKEGRNLKFFPTSTIEDEETLPHMPSKISAAHVKRSNDNHWTNAVSDWSDYALSNAPQEVAPARWSDLFQKSFTEKFYALQGPHGKRIHRATLMGIPGRWKYSWCPLEQVDDHNRSTGR from the coding sequence ATGAAAGACGCAAGCAAGGGGAAAAAGGGGATCAACGTCATAGAATGCGGATTTGAAAGGGTCATGGTACGAATATCcacaaaagaaggaaggaatcTTAAATTCtttcctacgtcaacgatcgaagacgaagagacgctgccgcacaTGCCAAGTAAAATTAGCGCCGCTCATGTGAAGCGCTCCAACGACAATCATTGGACCAATGCCGTCAGCGACTGGAGCGACTATGCGTTgtcaaacgcaccgcaggaagTTGCGCCagcccgatggtcagacctcttccAGAAGTCCTTCACGGAAAAATTCTATGCTCTTCAAGGTCCTCACGGGAAGAGAATCCACCGGGCAACACTTATGGGCATTCCGGGCAGATGGAAATATAgctggtgcccgctcgagcaaGTCGACGATCACAACAGGAGCACAGGTAGATAA